One genomic segment of Zymoseptoria tritici IPO323 chromosome 5, whole genome shotgun sequence includes these proteins:
- the RKIB gene encoding ribose 5-phosphate isomerase B (phosphopentosisomerase; phosphoriboisomerase; ribose phosphate isomerase; 5-phosphoribose isomerase; D-ribose 5-phosphate isomerase; D-ribose-5-phosphate ketol-isomerase): MASTSGLVIAMGADEAGCGYKNKIKADLEADPRVAEVIDVGVNESSDKTAYPHPAVDAAKLIAAGKADRGLLICGTGLGVAISANKVPGIRAVTAHDSFSVERAILSNDAQVLCMGERVIGIELARRLVKEWIGYKFDTSSASAQKVEAIMEHERTNFGLSK; this comes from the coding sequence ATggcctccacctccggccTCGTAATCGCCATGGGCGCCGACGAAGCCGGCTGCGGCTACAAGAACAAAATCAAAGCCGACCTCGAAGCCGACCCACGCGTCGCCGAAGTGATCGACGTCGGCGTCAACGAATCCTCCGATAAAACCGCCTACCCTCACCCCGCCGTTGATGCCGCGAAGCTCATTGCGGCAGGGAAAGCTGATCGCGGTCTCTTAATTTGTGGTACGGGGTTGGGGGTTGCTATCAGTGCGAATAAAGTACCTGGAATCAGGGCGGTGACGGCACACGATAGCTTCAGTGTGGAGAGGGCGATCTTGAGCAATGATGCGCAGGTGTTGTGTATGGGCGAGAGAGTCATTGGGATTGAATTGGCAAGACGGCTGGTGAAGGAGTGGATTGGGTACAAGTTTGATACGAGTTCGGCGAGTGCGCAGAAGGTGGAGGCGATCATGGAGCATGAGAGGACGAATTTTGGGTTGAGCAAGTGA